From Actinomycetota bacterium, the proteins below share one genomic window:
- a CDS encoding site-specific integrase produces the protein MRFCAAEEVMSLANSAGEWRGFVLLAAYGGLRIGEVCGLQLRDVDFLRRRVTVNRTLSEVGGRLLVGPPKGRYSRRCVNLPKFVVDELARGIDPDADPGDFLFRYRGKEVRPSWFRKRVWRPVVAAAGLQGLRFHDLRHTAAALAIAAGAHPKVLQERLGHHSAAFTLDRYGHLIDTLDQELADRLDRGAQVTAKVTSDGRHA, from the coding sequence ATGAGGTTCTGCGCGGCCGAGGAGGTCATGAGCCTGGCGAATTCGGCAGGGGAGTGGAGAGGATTCGTCCTGCTCGCCGCCTACGGGGGGTTGCGTATCGGAGAGGTATGCGGGCTGCAGCTTCGGGATGTGGACTTCCTCCGCAGGAGAGTGACCGTCAATCGCACGCTGAGTGAAGTGGGAGGGCGGCTTCTGGTTGGACCCCCAAAGGGCCGTTACAGCCGACGCTGCGTCAACCTCCCGAAGTTCGTCGTGGACGAGTTGGCCAGGGGCATCGACCCGGATGCTGATCCAGGTGACTTCCTTTTCCGATACAGGGGCAAGGAGGTCCGGCCATCCTGGTTTCGAAAGCGGGTCTGGCGCCCTGTCGTGGCAGCAGCGGGCCTTCAGGGATTGCGATTCCATGACCTGAGACACACCGCGGCCGCCCTCGCCATCGCCGCAGGAGCTCATCCGAAGGTCCTTCAGGAACGGCTTGGTCACCACTCGGCTGCCTTCACCCTGGATCGCTACGGACACCTGATCGACACGCTGGACCAGGAGCTGGCCGACAGGCTGGACAGGGGTGCGCAGGTGACGGCGAAAGTGACTTCCGATGGGAGGCATGCCTAA
- a CDS encoding helix-turn-helix domain-containing protein — translation MKQLLTVDEVAQLLGVHRATIYRWAETGVLPAIKVGSALLRFDPDVLQDWLRTTPAERERQARASKPGGAR, via the coding sequence ATGAAACAGCTCCTCACCGTGGACGAGGTAGCCCAACTGCTGGGCGTCCACCGCGCAACGATCTACCGCTGGGCGGAGACAGGTGTCCTGCCGGCTATCAAGGTCGGATCCGCTCTGCTCCGTTTTGACCCAGATGTCCTGCAGGACTGGCTGCGGACTACCCCCGCCGAGCGGGAACGGCAGGCCAGGGCATCGAAGCCCGGGGGAGCCCGGTGA